One part of the Thermococcus radiotolerans genome encodes these proteins:
- a CDS encoding metal-dependent hydrolase: MVRVKFLGHAAFLIEGSKRILIDPFLTGNPVAAAKPEEVEADLILVTHAHGDHVGDAAAIARRTGAKIVAMYDIANYLVESESGITTIGMNYGPTEVDGVKIVQVPAWHSSSDGKYSIGSACGYIIELDGVKIYHAGDTFVFRDMELFAELYGPIDVALLPIGGHFTMGPREAAKAVEFLRPRKVVPMHYNTWPPISADPEEFRRLVGDRAEVVILKPGETLEL, encoded by the coding sequence ATGGTGAGGGTGAAGTTTCTGGGCCACGCTGCCTTTCTGATCGAGGGAAGCAAGAGGATTCTGATAGACCCCTTCCTGACAGGCAATCCAGTGGCTGCTGCCAAGCCCGAGGAGGTTGAGGCGGACCTGATACTCGTTACACACGCCCACGGCGATCACGTGGGCGACGCTGCCGCGATAGCCAGGAGAACCGGGGCGAAGATAGTTGCCATGTACGACATAGCCAACTACCTCGTTGAGAGCGAGAGCGGCATAACGACCATCGGCATGAACTACGGTCCGACGGAGGTCGATGGGGTCAAGATCGTCCAGGTTCCGGCCTGGCACTCCAGCAGCGACGGCAAGTACAGCATAGGAAGCGCCTGCGGCTACATAATCGAGCTCGACGGCGTCAAGATATACCACGCCGGCGACACCTTCGTCTTCAGAGACATGGAGCTCTTCGCCGAGCTCTACGGGCCGATAGACGTTGCCCTGCTGCCGATAGGCGGTCACTTCACGATGGGACCGCGCGAGGCCGCCAAGGCCGTGGAGTTCCTCAGGCCGAGAAAGGTCGTTCCGATGCACTACAACACCTGGCCCCCGATTTCAGCCGACCCCGAGGAGTTCAGGAGGCTGGTCGGGGATAGGGCCGAGGTGGTAATCCTCAAACCCGGGGAGACCCTGGAGCTTTGA
- a CDS encoding sodium/proline symporter, with amino-acid sequence MSGDSIVEGQTQILIVLVLYLSFLIGFGVYQGRKAKSGKDFAIAGRQLPGWIAALSERATGESAWALLGLPGFAYAAGLSAIWVAVGCVAGIIVAWTVFAGRLRREAEKYDATTFIDYIARRHSDAEKWIRILGSVTVVFFFFFYVGAQFLGGGKTLSTLFGVDPKIGMLITAVIILPYTVLGGLKSVAYTDTVQAIVMILTLTIAPIVGLVYIANHPDVFAHSVSSALEMSGPEYSTILGGLVGGAAFVFVIAEFSWFFGYLGGMPQLSIRFMAIKDEKNAKLARNVGVSWTILAYIGALLIGWIGIAIFGPTGLEDQEAVMPSVMLKLFPPFLAAIFITGAIAAMLSTADSLLILSATELSENLLKPFVYKDDFDPKRSLKLSRITTVALGVIALVTAYLVPSKLIYTIVGYTWAGIGDTFSVIVIMTLFWKRFHGRAVPPTIVTGLLFTIFWISSGLEKVVSARLMTFIVTAVVAVIATYALKPKEAAATA; translated from the coding sequence ATGAGCGGTGATTCAATAGTGGAGGGCCAGACTCAAATACTGATCGTTCTGGTTCTGTACCTTTCGTTTTTGATAGGGTTCGGAGTTTATCAGGGAAGAAAGGCAAAGAGCGGCAAGGACTTCGCCATCGCAGGCAGGCAGCTTCCGGGCTGGATAGCGGCGCTCTCGGAGCGCGCCACCGGTGAGTCGGCGTGGGCACTCCTGGGCCTCCCCGGCTTCGCCTATGCCGCCGGTCTCTCGGCGATATGGGTCGCGGTTGGATGTGTGGCCGGTATCATCGTGGCGTGGACCGTCTTCGCTGGAAGGCTCAGGAGGGAGGCCGAGAAGTACGACGCTACCACATTCATCGACTACATCGCTAGGCGCCATTCCGACGCCGAGAAGTGGATAAGAATCCTCGGCAGCGTTACAGTGGTGTTCTTCTTTTTCTTCTACGTCGGTGCCCAGTTCCTCGGCGGCGGAAAGACGCTGAGCACTCTCTTCGGCGTTGATCCAAAGATTGGAATGCTGATAACCGCTGTGATAATCCTGCCCTACACCGTCCTCGGAGGCCTCAAGAGCGTCGCCTACACCGACACCGTCCAGGCGATAGTCATGATACTCACCCTCACCATAGCGCCAATAGTCGGTCTCGTCTACATCGCCAACCACCCGGATGTTTTCGCCCACTCGGTCTCCAGCGCCCTAGAGATGTCCGGGCCCGAGTACTCCACGATCCTCGGCGGCCTCGTTGGCGGCGCGGCGTTCGTCTTCGTCATAGCCGAGTTCTCCTGGTTCTTCGGCTACCTCGGTGGAATGCCCCAGCTCAGCATCAGGTTCATGGCGATCAAGGACGAGAAGAACGCTAAACTCGCCAGGAACGTCGGCGTCAGCTGGACCATACTGGCCTACATCGGTGCCCTCCTCATAGGATGGATTGGAATAGCCATCTTCGGCCCGACCGGCCTCGAGGACCAGGAGGCCGTTATGCCCTCGGTTATGCTGAAGCTGTTCCCGCCCTTCCTCGCGGCGATATTCATAACCGGTGCGATAGCGGCCATGCTCTCGACGGCTGATTCACTGCTCATACTCTCCGCCACCGAGCTCTCGGAAAACCTGCTCAAGCCCTTCGTCTACAAGGACGACTTCGACCCGAAGAGGAGCCTCAAGCTCTCGAGAATTACCACCGTCGCCCTGGGAGTCATAGCGCTCGTTACAGCCTACCTCGTCCCGTCAAAGCTCATCTACACCATCGTCGGCTACACCTGGGCAGGAATAGGCGACACCTTCTCCGTGATAGTCATAATGACGCTGTTCTGGAAGAGGTTCCACGGAAGGGCCGTCCCGCCGACCATCGTAACGGGACTGCTGTTCACCATCTTCTGGATCAGCTCGGGGCTTGAGAAGGTCGTCTCGGCAAGGCTCATGACCTTCATCGTGACCGCGGTGGTTGCGGTGATAGCGACCTACGCCCTGAAACCCAAGGAGGCAGCCGCCACCGCCTGA